The Euphorbia lathyris chromosome 3, ddEupLath1.1, whole genome shotgun sequence genome contains a region encoding:
- the LOC136221612 gene encoding vegetative cell wall protein gp1-like — protein sequence MATRFLPFLLFAFFIIPLAISSTPPEPSPSPSPDLPADSLPSPASSPSPASAPTSPSPAIASPSLPPSDSPISSPPAPPPSDLDSTPPSSPSPDNSEVPSPSPSPSELMSDINHSNNVEAGDVEEENGSSGMNGGKKAGVAVGVISAAVVVGVGALVYKKRQDNIRRSQYGYAARRELL from the coding sequence ATGGCGACTAGATTTCTTCCCTTCcttctttttgcttttttcaTTATACCACTTGCTATTTCCTCAACTCCGCCTGAACCCTCTCCGAGCCCCTCCCCTGATTTACCCGCTGATTCACTACCTTCTCCTGCTTCATCTCCTTCACCTGCATCTGCACCTACATCTCCTTCACCTGCAATTGCATCTCCTTCGTTGCCGCCGTCTGATTCACCAATCTCATCGCCTCCAGCGCCTCCTCCATCAGATCTGGACTCTACGCCGCCTTCCTCTCCCTCTCCTGACAACTCTGAAGTTCCATCGCCATCGCCGTCTCCATCTGAATTGATGAGTGATATTAATCACAGTAACAATGTAGAAGCAGGCGATGTGGAAGAGGAGAATGGATCTTCCGGAATGAACGGCGGAAAGAAGGCGGGAGTTGCGGTTGGAGTGATTTCGGCGGcggttgttgtaggagttggaGCATTAGTTTATAAGAAGAGACAAGATAATATCAGAAGATCTCAATACGGTTACGCGGCTAGGAGAGAATTGCTGTGA